The DNA sequence ATCCTAGCCAAATTAATCGAAGCGACCAAAAACATTGTTGTTGGTGACTCACTTGAAGAAGGCGCTGAGCAACCATTTATGGGCTCAATGATTTCTGAAAAAGCGGCGTTAGGCATGGTCGAAGCGCAGCAGCAGCTTGTCAAGCTTGGTGGTAAAGTGTTGGTTGAATTGACTCACCTAAAAGAGCACACAGGTTTTGTATCACCAGGTATCATAGATTGTACTGACATCGCAGACTTCCCTGATGACGAACACTTCGGTCCTTTATTAAAAGTATTCCGTTTTGATGATTTCGATCAAGCCATCAAAGTCGCAAATGATACAAGCTATGGCTTGTCAGCAGGCTTACTAAGTGATGATGCTGCTTTATACGACCGTTTCTTAAGTCGTATCAGAGCTGGTATTGTTAACTGGAACCGCCCAATTACCGGTGCAAGTAGTGCCGCGCCATTTGGTGGTATTGGTCAGTCAGGTAATCACAGAGCAAGCGCGTACTACGCCGCAGACTACTGTGCGTACCCAGTCGCTTCAGTCGAATTAGACGAAGTGGTAATGCCTGACTCTTTAAGCCCAGGCCTAAAAATATAATAGAAAAGCGGCCTAGGCCGCTTTTTTTAATCAAACACAAAAGACAATAACAACATTGTTAAATATCAGAGAAATATCAAGGAAATATCATGCATTCTAATGTTAACGAACTGTTTGATAACATGTGGTCAAAGTACCTAACCGTTACTCCTTCAGCACAAAAGATCCACGCCCTGTTAGGTGAAGATAACGGCAAAGATGTGATCAATGACCACATTGCACTTCGCACATTTAATATTGCTAAGGTGAACTTGGACAAGCTAGCCCAGCATTTACTTGCTTTAGGTTATAAAGACGGCGGCGACTATGACTTTGAAGCCAAAAAACTAAAGGCAAAGCACTTCGAACACGAAGACGAGACATTACCAAAAGTATTCATCAGTGAATTATTAGTCGAAGAGTTTTCTGAACAAACTCAAGCGATCATTCGTAATATGGTTGATCAAATCGATGAAGATGCAGTAACCGCGGATAACTTTTTGTATTCAGGCACGCATTGGCAGGTTAGTCACCAAGATTACTTAACCTTGTTGGAAGAAAGTGAATATGCTGCATGGATGTCAGCTTGGGGTTATATTCCTAACCACTTCACTGTAAGTGTTAATCAGTTAACTAAATACGAGACGCTTGAGTCAGTTAACGAAGCCCTAAAAGAAGCAGGTT is a window from the Psychrosphaera ytuae genome containing:
- a CDS encoding DUF1338 domain-containing protein, which codes for MHSNVNELFDNMWSKYLTVTPSAQKIHALLGEDNGKDVINDHIALRTFNIAKVNLDKLAQHLLALGYKDGGDYDFEAKKLKAKHFEHEDETLPKVFISELLVEEFSEQTQAIIRNMVDQIDEDAVTADNFLYSGTHWQVSHQDYLTLLEESEYAAWMSAWGYIPNHFTVSVNQLTKYETLESVNEALKEAGFVLNTSGGEIKGSPEVLLEQSSTMADKATVQFSDGAHTIPSCFYEFARRYEIAPGKLYSGFVAASADKIFESTNVKG